Sequence from the Parvicella tangerina genome:
CTGGAAATCAGTGAATATTGGTTTGAATGAACAGTACATCCAGGAAATAGACTCCAAACTTTTCATGCTAAATGACCATGTAAAAACCTTAGTACAACCTCGTCAGAGACAATCTCACAAAGGAACCTATGGTCATGTGTTAATAATTGCAGGTGCCTATGGAAAAATCGGAGCTTCCGTACTAGCGACCAAAGGAGCGCTGAGAACTGGAGCCGGATTGGTGACTACTTTAACTCCAAGGTGCGGTTATCAAATCTTACAATCAACTGTTCCAGAAGCCATGTGTATAACAGATGAAAATGAAAAAATCATTGCTACACCTATTGATACAAGCAGATTTTCAGTAGTAGGAATTGGGCCAGGTATTGGTGTTGAGAAGGAAACTAAAAAAGTCCTTAAGAATATCTTAAAGCAGCATCGACCCACCGTGATTGATGCGGATGCCTTGAACCTGATCAGTAGTGATGAAAAGCTATTAAAATTGCTGCATCCAAATTGTGTACTAACACCTCACATTAAGGAGTTTGATCGAATAGTCGGACAATCAAAAACATCTCTTGAACGATTTGAAAAGCAGCGAAAGTTTGTGGAGGAACATGAATGCGTTGTTGTGCTAAAGGATGCTTATACTAGCATCATCTCTCCGATTACAGGAAATCAATATTTCAATACCTCAGGTTGTTCAGGGATGGCTACTGGAGGAAGTGGAGATGTGCTAACCGGTATGATAACAGGTTTGTTGGCTCAAGGTTACTCACCTATTGATGCGGCTTTAATTGGTGTCTATTATCATGGTGTTGCCGGACAGGCAGCGGCAGAAATTAGAGGTGAGAATGGCATGATTGCAAGTGATATTTTAGACTTCATCAGGTTGTGAATAAATAATTTAGTTAACTTGTCAATTCCTTTTTAGTTTTGTTGCACAACCAAAATATACATAATGAAGTTAGCCCATATATTTGAAAATAATGAATCCTGGATACAGTCAAAACTTGATGTTGATCCAGATTACTTTAAAAACCTTTCAACTGGTCAAAACCCAGACATTCTTTACATTGGATGTTCTGATAGTAGGGTTACAGCTGAAGAATTGATGGGAGTGACTTCTGGAGATGCATTTGTTCACAGAAATATTGCAAATATGGTTCCGAATACAGACTTAAGTTCAATGTCTGTAATTGAGTATGCCGTAAAGCATTTAGAAGTAAAACACGTGGTTGTTTGTGGTCATTATTACTGTGGAGGTGTAAAAGCCGCTATGGAACCGGCTGATCTAGGGATCTTAAACCCATGGTTAAGAAATATTAGAGATGTCTACAGAATTCATCACGATGAATTGGAGGCTATCGATAATGAAGAAGCTCGTTACAAACGTTTGGTGGAACTTAACGTGCAAGAACAATGCATCAATGTGATCAAAACGCCTGTTGTACAGCAAGCTGCTAAAAACCGAGGAATCAAAATTCATGGATGGGTATTTGATATCCACACAGGTAAATTAATAGACCTTAAAATTAATTTTGAGAAGATCCTAGAAGATATTATGGAGATCTATCGGTTAGATTAAGGTTTTGAAGAAAATACTACACATTACTACGTGGTACCCAAATGAGTACGATAATCAGCTAGGTGTTTTTATTAAAAAACATATTCAATTGGGTCATTCCTTCGCAAACAATGTTGTGATTGCAATTATCCCAGACAGTAGAGTAAAAAAACCAAAAGCAACAGTTAATAAAGACAAAAACTTTGTGGAAATCATTGGTTACTACAGGGCTAGGGCAGGTTCAAAATGGAGTAACTACAGGAATTATCAGCGCGTTCAAACACTAGTTCTTCAAGAATTGCTAAAAATGGATTTCATGCCAGATTTCATTCACTGTCATGTGGGTGAAAAAAGCATTGCTTTGGCTAATAAGTTTTTTCCTCAAACCCCAAGGTTTGTTACCGAGCATTGGTCAGGTTTTTTAAATGGCACCTTTGATTCGTATAAAGAAAAAAGACGAAAAAAACGTATTGCGGAAATCAATACCTGCAATCAGTTGTTTGTTGTAAGCGAGTCACTGAAGAGAGCGTTGAAGAATTATGGTGTCACCATACCCATCGCAATTATTCCCAATGTTATTGAGCAAGGAAAAGTAAAAAGCAACTACTCCACTCCACCAAAGTTTGTGGTTGTGGCAGACCTCATAGACGATGTAAAAAATATTTCTGGAATCATTAAAGCTTATCAAGATGCTGCGTTTGAAGAAGGAATAACCTTAACGATCGTTGGTGATGGTCCTGATCGAGACAAGCTAGAAAAGTTAGCACAAGATTCTTCCATAACGTTCCTTGGAAAACAAGACAATGAGTGGGTCTTAACAAACCTAAGCGAATTCGATATACTTATTGTCAACAGTAAAATTGAAACCTACTCAATGATCACTGCAGAGGCATTACTCTGTGGGCTTCCCGTTGTTGCGGCAAAGTGTGGAGGACCAGAACAATTTGTTGAGCATGGAAAAAACGGTTGGTTAGTTGAGGTAGATAATTCCAATGAACTAATGCTAACGTTGCAGAAAGCTGTAAAATTACTTCCATCCATATCTCCTGACGAGGTGTCAAAGTCCATTAAAGACCTGATCAGTATTGAAAAAGTTCGCCAGACTTTTGAACATTTATATAGTTAAAAGAATAATATATTATGCATTTTGTCAAAAAATAAGTATATTTGAACAATATATTATGCTAATATGTTTGATCAAAACCTTAGAATAAAAGATGTCAAGCAAGAAATCGGGCAACTGGTTCGATCATTACGAAAGCAAGAAGCAATATCACAAAATGAGCTTGCCGAGCGTCTTGATCTCTCCAGAATAACAATCCAAAATTTGGAAGCCGGAAAGAACTTTACGATAGACACTTTGTTGAAGGTGCTCCAGCACTTTGATTTACTCCATCAATTGAATGACCTATTTACAGCGCTCAGCAATCAAAGCGATAACCCAACCTCTTTGTACTAAGTTATGGCAAAAAATGAGATCATCAATATCGTTTGTTTTGGTAAAGAAATTGGAAGACTTGGGTTTGATGAAAATGAGCTTAAATCATTCTTTCAGTTTAACCCATCATTTTTGGAGTCAGGTGAATACACCAATCTATTTCCGAATACAGGCATCATCAAAAGAGTGCCGCAGACGCAAGTGTTCAGTCAGTTTAACAATGACACCTTTAGAGGTCTTCCTCCTCAAATTTCTGATTCACTTCCCGATATGTTTGGTAATATCATCTTTAAAAAATGGTTAGAAACAACCAATAAAGATTTTACCAAAATATCCGTTATTGAACAATTGGCTTATGTTGCAGACAGGGGAATGGGAGCACTTGAATTCAAACCTTCAAAAGAAATTCCAAATAGCGCTACAATTGATCTCTCAGAAATCATCTCAACATTGAAGGAAGTGCTTGATCAAAAAAAAGACACTACGGCTAAAGGACTGAATCACGAGGCTTTATTGAACATCTTTAAAATAGGCTCCTCTGCAGGTGGGGCAAGACCAAAAATACTCGTTTCTGAAAATAAAAAAACAAAAAAAATCATACCTGGAGACCTTAATCATTCAGCAGAATACGAGCACTATCTGATCAAACTGTCAATTGATGAGAATCTAGATTATAGCAGGGAGGTAATTGAGTACTGTTATTACCTTACTGCCTGCGAGTTAGGAATTGCTATGATGCCTTCAAAGCTGATTGATCATAAGCACTTCGCTACACTACGATTTGATCGTCAAGACGGACAAAAAAAGCACACACTATCTGCAACAGGCTTAACGGGTTGGGATTTCATGACTCCGAAAGACTCCAGCTATGAAAATCTCTTTGAGCTGGCACTCTTCTTAAAAGTTCCTCACAAGGATATGGAAGAACTCTTTAGGCGGATGGTCTTTAACCTGATATTTTGTAACACTGATGATCACTTAAAAAATCATGCTTTCATCTATAACGAAATAGAAAATAATTGGAACCTTTCTCCTGCTTATGACCTCACTTATGCGCTCAACCCGTTGATCAACTATAAAAAAACAAGTAGAGCCTTGTCGATCAACGGAAAACGTGCTGACATTAACATGAGCGACCTATTACATCTAGCTGACACCTATACCGTTAAAAATGCGAAGAACGTAATAAAGGAAACTCAGGAACACATTAACTTCTGGACTAAAAAAATGAAGCATTTTGAAATTCCTACTCATATCATCGAAAGTATTCGTAATGACTTTACACTTTTTTAAGCATTTATTTACCGAAAACTTTATGGATTTATCGTAACTTTTTCATCCTATAATTATTATACGTTTACACCCCTATCAAATTACACGACTATGAAAACACTTCTTTTTATCATTTTTGTAGCATCCAGTCTTTCGTTGTCTACCTCTGAAGCATCAACTAAAAAAGTTAAGGGAAATGTTCCAGCTTATTATAGGTGTGGCAATGCTCACCCAATCGATCGCACCTTGTTTACCCCTGAACGCGATAAGGTTCAATTTATCTTTGATCAAGACAAGTATCCAGACACTACTGATATTGGTTTTGTCAACTGGTTTCAAAAAGACGATCCTGATTACTTCACGGCCTATTTAGTGAATACGACAGATACCACCTTCAACGCTGAAAGGCAAGACGGAAGTTTAATCATGATTCAGGAAGCACAAAATAAAGAAGGAGATTGGCAACCTATTGAGTATTGGATTTATAGCGGGTGTGGAAATAGCTACTTTAACCCATTAGTTCTAGAACCTCATGAATATGCCGAAGTTGCGATCGTTAAATATCATGGTAAATTTGAAACAAAAATGAGACTGAAATTTAAATACGATAAAAACATTATGTATTCCCAACCTTTCAATGGATCAATAAACCTGTCTCAATTCGAGAAAGAAACGGATGATGTTTACGGAATTTTGTATTCAGGGCCTGCCAATTATCTGGATGCAGAATAATCTATTCCCTCGAACTTTTAACGTCTGGCTATGGCGTGAGCCTTAGCGAGTGTACCGCTTTTGGTTTTGATTTACTTTGTAAAAAGTAAAAAAACAAAGTAGGAGAAACCATAAAATGCTCTATAGCCCTTGTTGTGTTTAGTTTTTAATTCTTTTTCTTAGTACTTCTCTTATCGTTTTGGCGGTGTCAGTAATATATTCCTTACTTACCCCCCCTTCGACAACATACTTTTCAGAAGCCTTCCAATCATCTTGATCTCTTAAAGAAATCGGTTCAGAATAGGCAATGTAGAAACCAGTACCTTCATAATCTCCAACTTCATCATTGTCAAGGACATCTCTAGAGTCTTTTATAAAGTCAATTAAATCCCCTGTGTAAACTTGTTGAATCATTTTTGCCCCTCTTAGAAATTGGCTATACACAATTTCACCTTCTAAAAATCCAGCAAAAAACATTGAGACATATTTTGCATTCTCATGGTCATCACATTTATCTATAATGAATAAAAGTTTTTCGCCTACTTTTAATTTAAAGTCTTGAGATGAATCAATTTTATTTATCATCTTCTTTCTTTCTTCAGGGTCAATCGTTTTAATTTCAAAAAGAAAAGAGACTACTTTTTTTAAAAAAAGAATATCAGTAACCTT
This genomic interval carries:
- a CDS encoding NAD(P)H-hydrate dehydratase — translated: MFNKIITASQMKLADAFTMQSEPISSIDLMERASHAFVDAILHSISIDQTKEIAIFCGSGNNGGDGFAVTRILQERGYNVNAYLVQFRTDLSQDCQKNFNRLTNVEVIDGTKDFPSLEGTDIIIDAIFGYGFKGKTRGWVADLIQHINELDKLVYAIDTPSGLESDGIGKGQVIKAKETYCFQRPKLAFFLPENGEFIGDWKSVNIGLNEQYIQEIDSKLFMLNDHVKTLVQPRQRQSHKGTYGHVLIIAGAYGKIGASVLATKGALRTGAGLVTTLTPRCGYQILQSTVPEAMCITDENEKIIATPIDTSRFSVVGIGPGIGVEKETKKVLKNILKQHRPTVIDADALNLISSDEKLLKLLHPNCVLTPHIKEFDRIVGQSKTSLERFEKQRKFVEEHECVVVLKDAYTSIISPITGNQYFNTSGCSGMATGGSGDVLTGMITGLLAQGYSPIDAALIGVYYHGVAGQAAAEIRGENGMIASDILDFIRL
- a CDS encoding carbonic anhydrase, with the translated sequence MKLAHIFENNESWIQSKLDVDPDYFKNLSTGQNPDILYIGCSDSRVTAEELMGVTSGDAFVHRNIANMVPNTDLSSMSVIEYAVKHLEVKHVVVCGHYYCGGVKAAMEPADLGILNPWLRNIRDVYRIHHDELEAIDNEEARYKRLVELNVQEQCINVIKTPVVQQAAKNRGIKIHGWVFDIHTGKLIDLKINFEKILEDIMEIYRLD
- a CDS encoding glycosyltransferase; the protein is MKKILHITTWYPNEYDNQLGVFIKKHIQLGHSFANNVVIAIIPDSRVKKPKATVNKDKNFVEIIGYYRARAGSKWSNYRNYQRVQTLVLQELLKMDFMPDFIHCHVGEKSIALANKFFPQTPRFVTEHWSGFLNGTFDSYKEKRRKKRIAEINTCNQLFVVSESLKRALKNYGVTIPIAIIPNVIEQGKVKSNYSTPPKFVVVADLIDDVKNISGIIKAYQDAAFEEGITLTIVGDGPDRDKLEKLAQDSSITFLGKQDNEWVLTNLSEFDILIVNSKIETYSMITAEALLCGLPVVAAKCGGPEQFVEHGKNGWLVEVDNSNELMLTLQKAVKLLPSISPDEVSKSIKDLISIEKVRQTFEHLYS
- a CDS encoding helix-turn-helix transcriptional regulator; its protein translation is MFDQNLRIKDVKQEIGQLVRSLRKQEAISQNELAERLDLSRITIQNLEAGKNFTIDTLLKVLQHFDLLHQLNDLFTALSNQSDNPTSLY
- a CDS encoding type II toxin-antitoxin system HipA family toxin; amino-acid sequence: MAKNEIINIVCFGKEIGRLGFDENELKSFFQFNPSFLESGEYTNLFPNTGIIKRVPQTQVFSQFNNDTFRGLPPQISDSLPDMFGNIIFKKWLETTNKDFTKISVIEQLAYVADRGMGALEFKPSKEIPNSATIDLSEIISTLKEVLDQKKDTTAKGLNHEALLNIFKIGSSAGGARPKILVSENKKTKKIIPGDLNHSAEYEHYLIKLSIDENLDYSREVIEYCYYLTACELGIAMMPSKLIDHKHFATLRFDRQDGQKKHTLSATGLTGWDFMTPKDSSYENLFELALFLKVPHKDMEELFRRMVFNLIFCNTDDHLKNHAFIYNEIENNWNLSPAYDLTYALNPLINYKKTSRALSINGKRADINMSDLLHLADTYTVKNAKNVIKETQEHINFWTKKMKHFEIPTHIIESIRNDFTLF